One Sporichthyaceae bacterium genomic window, CGGCGTGCAGTCGGCGTTGCAGGTCCCAGGCGGGGGTGTAGGGCACCGGGCCGCCATGGGAGCTGACGTGCACAAACCGCAGGTGGGGCACAACATCCAGTCTATTCGGCGGCGGCCGCACGGACGGCGGCTTCGACCGTCGGGTGGGTGAAGGTGAACCCCGCCGCGGTCAGCTGGCGCGGCAGCACGCGCTGGCTGCGCAGCGGTTCGGTGGCGAATTCGCCGAGCACCAAGCGCAGGCCGAACTTCGGCGCCGGGAACAGCGCGGGGCGGTTGAGCACCTCCGCCATCACCCGGGTCACCCCGGCATTCGTCATGGGTTCCGGACCGGTCAGGTTGACCGGCCCGGACACTGCGGCGGTGAGCAGGAACTGGATCGCGCGTACCTCGTCGGTCAACGAGATCGGGCTCCACCACTGGTTGCCCGACCCGAGCCGGCCACCCAGCCCGAAGCGGAAGATCGGGAACATCCGCCCCCAGGCCCCGCCGTGCCGGGACACCACCAGCCCGGTGCGGATGCACACCACGCGGATGCCGGCCGCCGCGGCGGGCGTGGTCGCGGCTTCCCAGCGTTGGCAGAGCTCGGCCAGAAAGTCGTTGCCGGGTGGGGAATTCTCGTCGAGTTCGGTGTCGCCGCCCTCGCCGTAGTAGCCGATCGCGGAGCCGTTGATCAGCACACCCGGTCGGGGTTGCACCGCGGCCAACGCGGTGGCCAGGGTGTGCGTGGTGGCCAGCCGGGAGTCGACCAGCGTGCGCTTGTACGACTCGGTCCACCGGTGATCGGCGACGCCGGCCCCGGCCAGGTTCACCGCCGCGGTCACCCCGGCCAGCCCCGCGGGGTCCAGCGGCTGGTCCGGGTCCCATTGCAGTTCGTCGGCACCACCCGGCGCCCGGCGGACCAGACGCAGCACCTCGTGCCCGTCTGCGCGCAACGCGGCGACCAGTGCGGTACCGATCAGCCCGGAGGATCCCGCGACGACGACCTTCACGGGCTACAGGCCCAGGTCTGCCTCGAAGGCGGCTTCTTCGAGGCGTTGCTTGACGGTGACCAGGAACCGGGCCGCGTCCGCCCCGTCGACCAGCCGGTGGTCGTAGGTCAGCACGAGGTAGCACATGGACCGGATCGCGATGGTCTCGCCCAACTCCGGGTCGTCGATGACGACCGGGCGCTTGACCACTGAGCCGGTGCCCAGGATGCCGACCTGCGGCTGATTGATGATCGGGGTGTCGCTGAGCGCCCCGCGGCTGCCGGTGTTGGTCAGCGTGAACGTGCCGCCGCCCAGGTCGTCCGGTGTGATCTTGTTGTTGCGGGTGCGGCTCGCGATGTCCACCGCGGCCCGGCTGAGCCCGGCGATGTTCAACTGGTCGGCGTCGTGGACCACCGGCACCAGCAGCCCACGTTCGGTGTCCACGGCCAGGCCGAGGTGCACGTGCGGGTGATAAGTGATCTCTCCCTTCTCCGTGTCGATCGAGGCATTGAGCTTCGGGTGGGCCTTGAGCGCCTCGATGGTGGCCTTGGCGAAGAACGGCAGGAAGTTCAGCTTGATGCCCTCCCGCTGCTCGAAGCCTGCCTTGGCCTGCGCACGCAGCCGGGCGATGCGGGTGACGTCGACCTCGACCCAGCAGGACAGCTGCGCCGAGACCTGCAGCGACTCCACCATGCGCGCGGCGATCACCTTGCGCAGACGGGACATCTGCTGCACACCGGTCTGCGCCGCGGCCGGGGTGGTCGCGCGTGCTGCGGTCGGTGCGGGTGCTGCGCCCGCCGGCTGCGGTGCGCTGCGGGCCTGGTCCTGCGCCGCGCGGGCAGCGTCGAGCACGTCCTGCTTGCGGATCCGGCCACCCACGCCCGTGCCGGTGATGGAGGCCAGATCGATGTTGTTGTCCGTGGCCAGCTTGCGCACCAGCGGAGTGACGTAGCTCGCGACGTCGGCGGCGTCGCCCTGCCCGTTGGACACCGTCGGCCGGGCCGGGGCGGACGGTCCCGGCGGCGCGGGCGGTGCCGGGGGAGCGGCCGGTGGGGCCTGCGCAGCCGGAGCGGGGGCTGGGGCTGGGGTTGGAGGCTGGGGGGCCGGCGCCTCAGCGGGCGGCGGGGCCTGCGCGACCGGGGCGGCGGCCTGCGCGGCGGGGGCGGCCGGTGCCGGGGCCGCAGCCGGTGCGGCGCCCGGTTGGCCGATCAGGCCCAGCTGGGTACCCACCTCGACGGTCTGGTCGGCCTGCACGTCGATGGACAGCAGCACGCCCGCGGTCGGGGCGGGAATCTCGGTGTCCACCTTGTCGGTGGAGATCTCCAACAGCGGTTCGTCGGCGGCCACCGAGTCACCGACGTTCTTCAACCACTGAATGACGGTGCCCTCGGTGACGCTCTCACCGAGCGCGGGCAGCAGCACCGGGGTCCCGCTGCCCGCGGCCGGTGCCTCGGCGGGCGGCGGTGCGGCAGGCGCGGCCGGTGCCGGAGCCTGTGCCTGTTCTGGCGCAGCCGGTGCGGCCGGGGCCGGGGCGGCATTGGGAGCCGGTTCGGTGGCGGTGGCCGCGGTGGGCACCGCATCGGCGGGTCGGGCCGATCCGCTCGGCGATTCGCCGGCCTCGCCGATCACCGCCAACTCGGCACCCACGGCGACCGTCTCATCCTCCCCGACACTGATCCGCAGCAGCACGCCGGAGGCGGGCGCGGGGATCTCGGTGTCCACCTTGTCGGTGGAGATCTCCACCAGCGGCTCGTCGGCGGCGACCGCGTCGCCCTCCTTCTTCAGCCAGCGCGTGACGGTGCCCTCGGTGACGCTCTCGCCGAGCGCGGGGA contains:
- a CDS encoding TIGR01777 family oxidoreductase, with protein sequence MKVVVAGSSGLIGTALVAALRADGHEVLRLVRRAPGGADELQWDPDQPLDPAGLAGVTAAVNLAGAGVADHRWTESYKRTLVDSRLATTHTLATALAAVQPRPGVLINGSAIGYYGEGGDTELDENSPPGNDFLAELCQRWEAATTPAAAAGIRVVCIRTGLVVSRHGGAWGRMFPIFRFGLGGRLGSGNQWWSPISLTDEVRAIQFLLTAAVSGPVNLTGPEPMTNAGVTRVMAEVLNRPALFPAPKFGLRLVLGEFATEPLRSQRVLPRQLTAAGFTFTHPTVEAAVRAAAAE
- the sucB gene encoding 2-oxoglutarate dehydrogenase, E2 component, dihydrolipoamide succinyltransferase produces the protein MPVSVTLPALGESVTEGTVTRWLKKEGDAVAADEPLVEISTDKVDTEIPAPASGVLLRISVGEDETVAVGAELAVIGEAGESPSGSARPADAVPTAATATEPAPNAAPAPAAPAAPEQAQAPAPAAPAAPPPAEAPAAGSGTPVLLPALGESVTEGTVIQWLKNVGDSVAADEPLLEISTDKVDTEIPAPTAGVLLSIDVQADQTVEVGTQLGLIGQPGAAPAAAPAPAAPAAQAAAPVAQAPPPAEAPAPQPPTPAPAPAPAAQAPPAAPPAPPAPPGPSAPARPTVSNGQGDAADVASYVTPLVRKLATDNNIDLASITGTGVGGRIRKQDVLDAARAAQDQARSAPQPAGAAPAPTAARATTPAAAQTGVQQMSRLRKVIAARMVESLQVSAQLSCWVEVDVTRIARLRAQAKAGFEQREGIKLNFLPFFAKATIEALKAHPKLNASIDTEKGEITYHPHVHLGLAVDTERGLLVPVVHDADQLNIAGLSRAAVDIASRTRNNKITPDDLGGGTFTLTNTGSRGALSDTPIINQPQVGILGTGSVVKRPVVIDDPELGETIAIRSMCYLVLTYDHRLVDGADAARFLVTVKQRLEEAAFEADLGL